The Arachis hypogaea cultivar Tifrunner chromosome 14, arahy.Tifrunner.gnm2.J5K5, whole genome shotgun sequence genome has a segment encoding these proteins:
- the LOC112742549 gene encoding uncharacterized protein has product MPPGSEETTTGDPVKDDDLEFPYLYDSPSCEARDFADLLADGAEELYAGCSKYSKLSFLVKLYHIKCMCGVSDKAMTLILDLLRDAFEQAKLPSTLYEAKKTIRKLGIEYKKIDACPNDCMLYRGDDENATKCKQCGTSRWKQKTRKGSVTKLKIPVRKNGKPLPAKTLRYFPLIPRLQRLFMCSKTSSDMLWHKEADNNDGVRLALASDGFNPFGNMTTKYSIWHVILIPYNLPPWLCMKQVSFILSMIISGPKMLGNDINVYLKSLVDELKQLWDGVETYDANKETTFKMRAALMWTISDFSGLGNLSGWNTYSGLACPTCNIDAKAQRLTFNRKWCYTGHRRFLNQGHKYRLDRSRFDGQVESRDPPKKYSGTDVLRQQCNMQLSFGKNSTLTAKRRRIGEDADQDDSYWKKRSVFFELSYSKDHMLRHNLDVMHIEKNICDNVVFTILKDSVKSKDNLKARKDLQSMGIRPE; this is encoded by the exons ATGCCTCCTGGAAGTGAGGAGACCACAACAGGAGATCCTGTAAAAGACGATGATCTGGAGTTTCCGTACTTGTACGATAGTCCAAGTTGCGAGGCACGGGATTTTGCCGATCTTCTTGCGGATGGAGCGGAGGAATTATATGCCGGCTGCTCGAAATACTCAAAGTTGTCTTTCCTAGTGAAGCTTTATCACATTAAGTGTATGTGTGGTGTGAGTGACAAGGCTATGACTTTGATTTTGGACTTATTGCGAGATGCATTTGAGCAAGCCAAACTCCCGTCCACTTTGTATGAAGCCAAGAAAACTATCCGAAAGTTGGGGATTGAATACAAAAAGATAGATGCATGCCCGAATGATTGCATGTTGTATCGGGGTGATGATGAGAACGCGACCAAATGCAAGCAGTGTGGGACTTCACGATGGAAGCAAAAGACGCGAAAGGGTTCCGTTACGAAACTCAAAATACCTGTCAGAAAAAATGGAAAGCCTCTCCCAGCGAAGACTCTCCGTTACTTTCCTCTTATACCACGACTGCAACGATTATTCATGTGTAGCAAAACTTCATCTGACATGTTATGGCATAAAGAGGCAGATAATAATGATGG TGTTCGTTTAGCTTTAGCTAGTGACGGATTTAATCCTTTCGGAAATATGACTACGAAGTATTCCATTTGGCATGTGATTCTTATTCCGTACAATCTTCCTCCCTGGCTATGCATGAAACAGGTATCTTTTATACTATCTATGATTATTTCCGGTCCTAAAATGCTGGGTAACGACATTAATGTTTATTTGAAGTCCTTGGTGGATGAGTTGAAGCAACTCTGGGATGGCGTTGAAACTTATGATGCTAATAAGGAGACCACTTTCAAGATGCGTGCGGCGTTAATGTGGACTATTAGTGATTTTTCAGGGTTGGGAAATTTATCTGGGTGGAACACGTACAGTGGGTTAGCATGTCCCACGTGTAACATAGACGCTAAGGCTCAGCGACTAACATTCAATCGAAAATGGTGTTACACGGGCCATCGCCGCTTCTTGAATCAGGGCCATAAATATAGACTAGACCGGAGTAGATTTGACGGACAAGTTGAAAGCAGAGATCCACCGAAGAAGTATTCTGGAACAGATGTCTTAAGGCAGCAGTGTAACATGCAACTATCGTTTGGGAAGAACTCAACTTTGACAGCTAAAAGAAGACGCATTGGTGAAGATGCAGACCAAGATGACTCGTATTGGAAGAAGAGGAGTGTGTTCTTTGAACTCTCGTACTCGAAGGATCACATGTTGCGTCATAACCTTGACGTGATGCATATAGAGAAAAATATTTGTGACAATGTGGTCTTCACTATCTTAAAGGATAGCGTCAAATCAAAAGATAATCTTAAAGCCCGCAAAGATTTACAAAGCATGGGCATAAGGCCTGAATGA